The DNA region CACTGGATGGACAGATGATCGCGCAGCAAAGGGCATGATTCATGAAGCAGGGAGCAGTTTATGACTGCTCAATCGCAACATTTCATTACCGGATGATGTGTTACACTGATTTTTAATAAGAGGTTTAATTTTCGTACACGAGAGTTCATGGATGAACCTGACAACACGAATATTGCGAGCGCGTAAGGAAAAACGCTTATCGCAACAGGCTCTGGCTGATTTGATTGGGGTTTCCCGCAGCGCTCTGGCACAGTGGGAAACGGAAATGAGCAGCCCGAGTCTGGAAAATCTGCGTAAGATGGCCGAAATTCTGGAAATCTCTTTTGAATGGATAGCCACAGGGCGGGGCAACCAGTATCTGACATCACCAGTTGATTCGATCTGTGATACGGAAGTCGACAGTGAAATTTTGCGGGCATTAAACCGGATGAACCTGAAGAAAAAAAGAGCCATTCTTAATGTCATGAAGGCTATGGCCTGACCGGCGTGCTTCACTCCCTTTTTACGGTTTATGGACAGGGCAGAATCGTTGTGATTTGCCCTGTTTTTGTGGTTAAGAAAACGCTGTTGGGTATTGTTTAAACACCGCAAAAGTAATGCTCATGATGAAGCAAATAATTTTGATTGGTATTGATAGAAATTCGAACACTTGATTGGTATAAGGCTTGTTGTTTAATGCTTCAATGGACGAATAATTTGAAAGTCAGTAAGAAAAAAGATAAATAAGTGATTCTGTTTACTTAATGGCTTCCTTAAGTTTGTTGCCCGGTTTAAATTGGGGCATTTTACAGGCGGGAATATGAATCTCCTGACCCGTTTGAGGATTTCTTCCTTTTCGGGCTGCCCGGTCCGTCACTGAAAATGTACCAAAACCAAT from Endozoicomonas sp. NE40 includes:
- a CDS encoding helix-turn-helix transcriptional regulator, which codes for MNLTTRILRARKEKRLSQQALADLIGVSRSALAQWETEMSSPSLENLRKMAEILEISFEWIATGRGNQYLTSPVDSICDTEVDSEILRALNRMNLKKKRAILNVMKAMA
- a CDS encoding HU family DNA-binding protein; this translates as MNKKELVEQVADRSGLSKNKAELVVNTFIHQTQDSLSMGNALQLIGFGTFSVTDRAARKGRNPQTGQEIHIPACKMPQFKPGNKLKEAIK